In one Candidatus Scalindua japonica genomic region, the following are encoded:
- a CDS encoding aspartate aminotransferase family protein has product MQNQESFIGPEEIIRKKSEFLIPCVYHFYQEPVQMVRGKGQYLYDHSGKKYLDFYAGVSVLNAGHCHPEIIDKICEQVKTLQHTTTIYLTQPIVDLAERLAQITPPDLRKSFFCASGSEANEGALLLSQIYTGRHEFLSLYNGLHGRTKLTMSVTGLKFWRTDTNPVGGISFVPDAYCYRCVFKLEYPDCNIECAGQIEKVIETSTSGEVAAFIAEPIQGNGGIITPPDEYFKVVKEILDKHGILFIIDEIQTGFGRTGKMFAIEHSGVEPDIMTFAKAISNGTPVGGFITSDKIASSYKRPGASTFGGNPVTSVSALATLDVINKYNLVDNAKTMGEYLKEKLKELQEKHTLIGDVRGRGLMLGAELVNQDKEPAVQEVDMILEYMKNKGALIGKTGSSRNVLAFQPPLIIDKDNIDELTDILDGALNSVEK; this is encoded by the coding sequence ATGCAAAATCAAGAATCATTTATTGGCCCAGAGGAAATAATAAGAAAAAAAAGTGAATTTTTGATTCCCTGTGTCTATCATTTTTATCAGGAACCAGTACAGATGGTCAGAGGAAAAGGGCAATATCTCTATGATCATTCAGGAAAAAAATATCTGGACTTTTATGCCGGGGTTTCAGTATTAAATGCGGGGCACTGTCATCCTGAAATTATCGACAAGATCTGTGAGCAGGTAAAAACACTTCAACATACCACAACGATATATCTAACACAGCCAATAGTAGATCTTGCCGAAAGACTTGCACAGATAACGCCTCCAGACTTGAGAAAAAGTTTTTTCTGCGCAAGTGGGTCTGAAGCTAATGAGGGTGCGTTATTGCTTTCCCAGATATATACCGGTAGACACGAATTTCTTTCACTTTATAACGGTCTGCATGGAAGAACTAAATTGACTATGAGCGTGACAGGATTAAAGTTCTGGCGAACTGATACGAATCCTGTTGGCGGAATCAGCTTTGTTCCTGATGCTTATTGTTATCGATGTGTTTTTAAACTTGAATACCCTGATTGTAATATTGAATGTGCAGGGCAGATAGAAAAGGTAATAGAAACCTCTACATCGGGTGAGGTTGCGGCATTTATTGCAGAGCCCATACAGGGTAATGGTGGCATTATTACTCCGCCTGACGAATATTTTAAAGTGGTGAAGGAGATATTGGATAAGCATGGTATATTGTTTATTATAGATGAAATACAGACTGGTTTCGGGAGGACCGGAAAGATGTTTGCAATTGAGCATTCAGGTGTTGAGCCGGATATTATGACATTTGCCAAAGCAATATCTAATGGAACACCGGTTGGAGGGTTTATTACATCGGATAAAATTGCGTCTTCTTATAAAAGACCTGGAGCGTCTACATTCGGAGGAAACCCTGTAACAAGCGTGTCCGCATTAGCTACTCTTGACGTTATAAATAAATATAATCTGGTTGATAATGCAAAAACGATGGGTGAATATCTCAAAGAAAAGCTGAAAGAACTTCAAGAGAAACATACATTAATAGGTGATGTCAGAGGTAGAGGGTTGATGCTGGGTGCAGAGCTTGTTAATCAGGATAAAGAACCTGCGGTTCAGGAGGTTGATATGATCCTGGAATATATGAAGAATAAAGGGGCGCTTATAGGAAAGACAGGGAGTAGTCGTAATGTTCTGGCTTTTCAGCCTCCTTTGATAATCGATAAAGATAATATTGATGAATTGACTGATATATTGGACGGTGCTTTGAATTCTGTTGAAAAGTAA
- a CDS encoding cytochrome b N-terminal domain-containing protein: MSIKDWFNERYQIQGVIEKNVTEKLIPRGLSWFGCMGGLALVAFVIQVGTGIFLIFYYVPLPSEAFNSVQYIRHALPYGWLIQKVHAVTPHFMISLVFAHMLRILFKGIYKKPRELHWVSGASLLVLTLIICYTGSRLPANDLSYWGINSVGSEIGMPTVVADHAVGDYQDEGIVSTRSFVALYALHIACIPLLMCVFMGFHFLMVCRTGISGPL, encoded by the coding sequence ATGAGCATCAAAGATTGGTTTAATGAACGTTACCAGATTCAAGGGGTAATTGAAAAAAATGTTACTGAGAAGTTAATTCCGAGGGGGCTAAGTTGGTTTGGTTGCATGGGTGGTCTGGCGCTGGTTGCCTTTGTAATTCAGGTTGGTACGGGAATTTTTCTTATATTCTACTATGTTCCTTTACCCAGTGAAGCATTTAACAGTGTTCAGTACATAAGACACGCGCTCCCGTATGGGTGGTTGATACAGAAGGTACATGCCGTTACTCCTCACTTCATGATATCACTTGTATTTGCGCATATGTTAAGAATTTTGTTTAAGGGGATCTACAAGAAACCGCGTGAACTGCACTGGGTTTCCGGAGCTTCGCTGTTAGTATTAACCTTAATTATCTGTTACACCGGTAGCCGTCTTCCGGCTAATGATTTGTCATATTGGGGTATAAACTCAGTTGGAAGTGAAATCGGGATGCCAACCGTGGTGGCTGACCATGCAGTGGGTGATTATCAAGATGAGGGAATAGTTTCTACGCGTAGTTTCGTTGCACTTTATGCGTTACATATTGCCTGTATACCTCTGTTGATGTGTGTTTTCATGGGGTTCCATTTTTTGATGGTATGTAGAACAGGTATTTCAGGGCCATTGTAA
- a CDS encoding tetratricopeptide repeat protein: MKKFVIITDFLFFIILVILLSEAINGEVIEDEKSQKDPIIEKIREAMELSYQMDRERSEKVFDEAINKWPDDPEPYLFKGGLYLNMFQNLNNTTEEEVERLKEKILFFNNKAIEVAHKQIKTNPDDEGAQYCLGGATGNIGRFYILNGQMWKAFWKGKKGYKILKKIVDKDEEYHDAYLGLGIYNYFSAIMPKFVKALSFLLGGTTGDKDEGIRQLELVRDNSSLLSVEARKILLRTYRGEEDWDGFYHNSKWLAEHYPENIYFQVPYVYGLTQNKQISDAKNHLNSVNAMLQNDPSRLARDMRVKYCRYVGLLHYKLGDYAKSEQSYMKALELSRDVFPPTRIWGEDYYYLAASNARLEREKEAFKYLRKAIDKEWKIDNLENLPEWKPYKQNREFLLIIGKIDN; the protein is encoded by the coding sequence ATGAAAAAATTTGTGATAATTACTGATTTTCTTTTTTTTATTATTCTTGTCATTCTATTGAGCGAAGCTATTAATGGGGAGGTGATAGAAGATGAGAAGTCGCAGAAGGACCCCATAATAGAAAAGATAAGAGAGGCAATGGAATTGTCATATCAAATGGATAGAGAACGTTCTGAAAAAGTTTTTGATGAGGCAATCAATAAATGGCCTGATGATCCTGAACCCTATCTTTTTAAAGGTGGTCTCTATCTGAATATGTTTCAGAACCTGAATAATACAACGGAGGAAGAAGTTGAGAGGTTGAAAGAGAAGATACTTTTTTTCAACAATAAAGCTATAGAAGTTGCTCACAAACAGATTAAGACAAACCCGGATGATGAGGGCGCTCAGTATTGTCTTGGAGGTGCGACAGGTAATATTGGAAGATTTTATATATTGAACGGTCAAATGTGGAAGGCTTTCTGGAAAGGTAAAAAAGGTTATAAAATACTGAAAAAAATTGTTGATAAAGATGAGGAGTATCACGATGCGTATCTTGGTCTGGGTATATATAACTATTTTTCTGCTATTATGCCTAAATTTGTTAAAGCGTTATCATTTCTTCTTGGTGGCACGACGGGTGATAAGGATGAGGGTATCAGACAGCTGGAACTTGTCCGTGATAATAGCTCTTTACTTTCTGTAGAAGCGAGAAAAATACTCCTGAGAACTTATCGTGGTGAGGAGGATTGGGACGGGTTTTATCATAACTCTAAATGGCTTGCGGAACACTATCCGGAAAATATTTATTTTCAGGTACCATACGTTTATGGACTGACGCAAAACAAACAAATTAGTGACGCGAAGAATCATCTGAACAGTGTGAATGCTATGCTGCAAAATGATCCTTCTCGACTAGCACGTGATATGCGTGTTAAATATTGCCGATACGTGGGACTTTTACATTACAAGCTTGGTGACTATGCGAAGTCAGAACAGTCCTATATGAAAGCACTGGAACTCAGCCGAGATGTTTTTCCTCCCACCAGGATATGGGGTGAGGACTATTATTATCTTGCTGCTTCTAATGCCAGACTTGAGAGAGAAAAAGAAGCGTTTAAATACCTGAGGAAAGCTATTGATAAGGAATGGAAAATAGATAACCTGGAAAATCTACCCGAATGGAAACCATACAAGCAAAACCGGGAGTTTCTTCTTATAATTGGTAAAATAGATAATTAG
- a CDS encoding peptidase U32 family protein yields the protein MKLSQTKVELLAPAGKWDVFMAVIGAGADAVYIAGKQFNMRMHRSDFNFTDEQLALAVAYAHERNVKVYVTVNNLISDAEMDGLYDYLKYLQDIKVDAIIVHDLGAINLVNEKKLDIPMHASTMMNVHSVEMATELKNLGVSRIITSRDITLFQVKEIGEKVGIETEYFVHGDMCVSQSGQCHSSGVIFGKSANRGECMKPCRWKYSIVESKSGEEIGDLPDGYLLAMKDMCMFQHIPEMIQAGVSSFKIEGRMRHEGFLKPIVTLYRKAIDDYLSSPFTYWHKIEDFEKMYKDRVRDFTTSMAFSYATSNVFDYSGSKEPLFLSRGAREKNLTLNDLDQNPFETDNRGPENEKSLAVKVSNINAVTKALTAGADYVYLAAEVSPVRGEGWTKEGLRDAVKMAHDMGRKIVYGTPRICTLRELSEIEWLFDVGEKVGVDGVLVHNLGALHCANQFSLNIISDFSFNILNKDSIKMLEKSGVKRVTSSIESSFNDLYELAKHSAIPVECIVHGSLPGMLLEHCLPAMLVTKTNAKSSCRLPCRYINYALKDEKGEIRTIEVDQYCRNHIMFASDLCVLPYLNSFLMTDVEVFRIEAQYYEDDLMETVVNHYRRRMDLLMENPSVFLPLPESEWNNLLEKSSKGLSLCAYSQDVTRSRSTLEVMKTATQAN from the coding sequence ATGAAATTATCACAAACAAAAGTTGAATTACTTGCCCCGGCCGGTAAGTGGGATGTATTTATGGCCGTGATTGGTGCGGGGGCTGACGCGGTATACATTGCTGGCAAGCAGTTTAATATGCGTATGCATCGTTCTGATTTTAATTTTACGGACGAGCAGCTTGCGCTGGCAGTTGCATATGCGCATGAGCGGAATGTAAAGGTATACGTGACAGTAAACAATCTTATCAGTGATGCTGAAATGGACGGACTATATGATTATCTGAAATATCTTCAGGATATTAAAGTAGATGCTATCATAGTACATGATCTGGGAGCTATTAACCTGGTCAACGAAAAGAAACTCGATATACCGATGCATGCCAGTACGATGATGAATGTGCATAGTGTAGAGATGGCGACCGAATTGAAAAACCTGGGTGTATCAAGGATTATTACGTCTCGTGATATTACCCTCTTTCAGGTAAAGGAGATAGGAGAAAAGGTTGGAATTGAAACAGAATATTTTGTTCACGGTGATATGTGTGTGAGCCAGAGTGGACAATGTCACTCCAGCGGAGTGATATTTGGTAAAAGTGCGAATCGTGGTGAATGTATGAAACCATGTAGATGGAAGTATAGTATTGTAGAAAGCAAATCCGGTGAGGAGATTGGAGACTTACCAGACGGTTATCTGCTTGCCATGAAAGATATGTGCATGTTCCAGCATATCCCGGAAATGATTCAGGCAGGAGTAAGTTCTTTTAAGATAGAGGGCAGGATGCGGCATGAAGGTTTTCTCAAGCCTATTGTCACGTTATATCGGAAAGCTATTGATGATTATTTAAGTTCACCATTTACGTATTGGCACAAGATAGAGGATTTTGAAAAAATGTATAAAGACAGAGTAAGAGATTTTACCACTTCAATGGCATTCTCTTACGCAACATCAAATGTATTTGATTATTCTGGAAGCAAAGAACCACTGTTTTTGAGCCGTGGAGCAAGAGAAAAAAACTTAACATTAAATGACCTGGATCAAAATCCGTTTGAGACGGATAATAGGGGCCCGGAAAACGAAAAGTCTCTGGCGGTAAAAGTTTCAAACATTAATGCGGTCACAAAGGCATTGACTGCGGGCGCTGACTACGTATATCTGGCGGCTGAGGTGTCACCTGTCAGAGGAGAAGGGTGGACGAAGGAGGGTTTGCGGGATGCGGTTAAGATGGCACATGATATGGGTAGGAAGATTGTATACGGTACACCGCGTATATGCACTTTACGTGAATTATCAGAGATTGAATGGCTATTTGATGTAGGAGAGAAAGTTGGAGTCGATGGTGTGCTGGTCCATAACCTGGGTGCTTTGCACTGCGCGAATCAATTTAGTCTGAACATAATATCTGATTTTTCATTTAATATTTTGAATAAAGATTCTATTAAAATGCTGGAAAAATCCGGTGTAAAAAGAGTTACTTCTTCTATTGAATCGTCATTCAATGATCTTTATGAACTCGCAAAGCACTCAGCGATTCCGGTAGAGTGTATAGTACATGGATCTCTTCCAGGTATGTTGCTGGAACATTGCCTGCCGGCAATGTTGGTGACTAAGACAAACGCAAAAAGCAGCTGTAGATTGCCATGTCGTTATATTAACTATGCGCTGAAGGATGAGAAGGGTGAAATCAGGACGATAGAGGTAGACCAGTATTGCAGGAACCATATTATGTTTGCGTCAGATTTGTGCGTGCTGCCATATCTGAACTCATTCCTGATGACAGATGTTGAAGTGTTCAGAATAGAAGCACAGTATTATGAGGATGATCTGATGGAAACAGTAGTAAATCACTATCGGAGACGTATGGACTTATTAATGGAGAATCCGAGTGTCTTTCTTCCTTTACCTGAATCTGAATGGAATAACCTGTTGGAAAAGAGTTCAAAGGGTCTCAGTTTATGCGCCTATTCCCAGGATGTAACTCGTTCAAGAAGTACACTGGAAGTGATGAAGACCGCGACCCAGGCCAATTAG